The sequence below is a genomic window from Verrucomicrobiia bacterium.
GCCTGCAGCAAGCCGGCTATCGTTTATTCATTGTTTCCAATCAGTCGGGGGTGGGCCGTGGCTATTTCACCCTGGCTGATGTTCAGCAGGTTAATCAATATATCGATGCGGAGTTGGGCAAACAGGGCGTCCATTTCGACAGAACCTACGTCGCCCCCGAGGCCCCGGGATTGCCCAGCCGCGGTCGCAAACCTTCCCCGCAGTTCCTCTTTGACGCGCGGGAGGAATTCCACCTGGATTTGGCGCAGAGTTTCATGGTTGGCGACAAGCTCATCGACCTCGAATGCGGCTGGAACGCAGGGGTCCGGCAGTGCATCCTGGTCCGAACCGGCTACGGTCGCGAGGTGGAGGCGGGATTCAAGGAACAAATCGCCCGGGCGGTGGTGCTCGACGATATGACGGCGGTTGCCCAGTGGATACTCGGCACGAATCCGCGCCGCGCCGGCGCCGCCTTGGAATCGGTTGGAAAAAAGGAAAAAACTTTGTAATGCGCTTGATGCAAATAACTCAAATCACGTTTGCTCGCTCCTATGTGCGGCATTGTCGGTTATATAGGTAAAAAAGAGGCCGCCCCGCTCCTGCTCGAGGGTTTGCGGCGGCTGGAGTACCGCGGCTACGACTCGGCCGGCCTTTGCACCTTGCACGAGGGGCAGCTCCATTCCCGCAAATGCGTCGGACGCGTGGCGGGGCTGGCCGATTTGGTCACGCGGCAGCCGGTCACGGGCTCATTGGGGATCAGCCACACCCGATGGGCGACTCACGGTTTGCCTAGCGACGCCAATGCCCATCCGCACAAGGACCAATCCGGCACGATCGCCCTGGTCCATAACGGCATTATCGAGAATCACGCCGCCCTGCGCCAAAGCCTGCTGCGCCACGGCCACACGTTCCATTCCCAGACCGATACGGAAGTCCTGGCGCATCTGATCGGCGACCACCTCGACCGGCTGCTTGCCAAAGGCAAACCGCTGAAGGCCGAGTGCCTTATCACCGCCATCCTCTCGGCCACCCGGCAAGCCAACGGCACTTATGCCATTGCGCTGGTCCACGCGGCTCTGCCCGGGCAACTCTTCGGCGCGCGGCGCGGGTCGCCGCTGGTGCTGGGGGTGGGGGAAGACGAGGTCTTCCTCGCCAGCGACATTTCCCCGATCATTTCCCATACCCGCAAGGTCGTCTATTTGCAGGACGGAGATATTGTAGCCGCTACTGGAGGCCAATGGACCATCCTGGCGCAGGGCAAACCAGCCAGGCGCGCCGCCAGCACCCTGAGTTGGTCCTCGCACTCTGCCGAACGCGGGGACTTCGCTCATTACATGCTTAAAGAGATTTACGAGCAGCCGCAGCGCGTGGGCGAAGTGCTCCGCATGACCTTGCGGCCCGCGGCGGGCCAGGTGGTGTTCGAGGAATCGGCCCTCAGCCCGGCGGAGCTGGCCAAGGTAGGGCGTCTGTTGCTGGTGGCCTGCGGGACCAGTTGGCACGCCGCCTTGGCGGGCGAATACCTCATCGAAAACCTCGCCCGCCTGCCGGTCGAGGTCGAATGCGCCAGCGAGATGCGCTACCGCAATCGCCCGCTCGAAAAGGGCACCCTGGTTGTCTCGATCTCCCAATCAGGCGAAACGGCCGATACCCTGGCGGCAATCCGGGGCGCCAAGGCCCAGGCGGCGCGGGCGTTGGCGATTGTAAACGTGGCCGGCTCAACAATCGCTCGCGAATCTGACGCCGACATCCAGATGCGCGCCGGACCCGAGATCGGCGTGGCCTCGACCAAGGCCTTCGAGATGCAGGTCCTCTGGCTGACCCTCCTGGGCATCGCCCTGGGCCGCCAGCGCCGGCGTCTCTCGCCGGCTGATGCCCGCAGCCTCATT
It includes:
- the glmS gene encoding glutamine--fructose-6-phosphate transaminase (isomerizing) — encoded protein: MCGIVGYIGKKEAAPLLLEGLRRLEYRGYDSAGLCTLHEGQLHSRKCVGRVAGLADLVTRQPVTGSLGISHTRWATHGLPSDANAHPHKDQSGTIALVHNGIIENHAALRQSLLRHGHTFHSQTDTEVLAHLIGDHLDRLLAKGKPLKAECLITAILSATRQANGTYAIALVHAALPGQLFGARRGSPLVLGVGEDEVFLASDISPIISHTRKVVYLQDGDIVAATGGQWTILAQGKPARRAASTLSWSSHSAERGDFAHYMLKEIYEQPQRVGEVLRMTLRPAAGQVVFEESALSPAELAKVGRLLLVACGTSWHAALAGEYLIENLARLPVEVECASEMRYRNRPLEKGTLVVSISQSGETADTLAAIRGAKAQAARALAIVNVAGSTIARESDADIQMRAGPEIGVASTKAFEMQVLWLTLLGIALGRQRRRLSPADARSLIRQLQAIPDKLKKILAGNEHIQAVAKKYARFEDFLFMGRQHNFPIALEGALKLKEISYIHAEGYASAEMKHGPIALVSPQFPSVFVVPRDAMYEKNMSNIEEIKARKGPIIAIATQGDEEIAHKADDVIYIPPTLDILQPLLTAVPLQLLAYHIAVERGCDVDKPRNLAKSVTVE
- a CDS encoding HAD family hydrolase — encoded protein: MNRAVFLDRDGTLIEERNYLCRPEQVAFFPGVGAALNRLQQAGYRLFIVSNQSGVGRGYFTLADVQQVNQYIDAELGKQGVHFDRTYVAPEAPGLPSRGRKPSPQFLFDAREEFHLDLAQSFMVGDKLIDLECGWNAGVRQCILVRTGYGREVEAGFKEQIARAVVLDDMTAVAQWILGTNPRRAGAALESVGKKEKTL